CTGAATTATTCATACGTTTATAATAAAGTGCTTATATAATTCTGGTTAACCCCGACTTAGTAAAGCTTAAATTTTGGAAGCGAAGCACAGCAAAATATTAGCTTTTCTTAGTCGTCAGATTAATTCAGGATTCTATCTTTTAAGTTTATGAACTTTTCTCATGACCGAAGGGAGTAATTAATCGGGTTAAATAAATTTTAAAAAAGGAAAAAATTATGGATACTATATATAATAAAATTTCTTTATCTGAAAAAGATAATAAAAATTTAGCCGTAGCAACTATAATAAAGGTTACAGGTTCAACACCAAGAAAATCAGGAACTAAAATGATAATTTTTGAAAATGGCGAAACTTATGGAACAATTGGGGGCGGAAGTTTAGAAAAAAAAGTTATTTCAGATGCAATAAATATTATCGGGAAAAACAAATCTGAAATTTTTGACCACCAGTTAGAAGAAGACTTATCAATGGGTTGTGGTGGGAATGTTCAAGTATTTATTGAACCAATTATCGCAAAAAAGGAATTAATAATTTTTGGTGCAGGACATATAGGAAAAATACTTGCAAAATTTGCAAACCAATTAAATTTTAAAATAACACTTGTTGATAACAGAGAAGATATTTTAAATAAAATAAAAGAAAATAATTATACTATTGTTGAAGAAAATTTCAGAACTTATCTTCCAAAAATCAATTTTAATAAAAATATTTTTATATCTGTGGTAACTCACAATCATGATTATGATAAAGAAATCGTAGCATACTGTGCAAAAAAAGAATTTGCTTATCTTGGAATGATAGGAAGTAAAACAAAAATCAAAAAGTTCAGAGAATATTATTTAAAAGAAAACATCCTTAACAATGAAGATATGTCTAAAATAGATTGGCCAATGGGAATTGATATTGAATGTCAAACACCAGAAGAAATAACAATTTCAATATTAGCTAAGCTTATTGATGTTAGGGCAAAATTGTGAATAAAATAAACAATAAAATTATTATCTTTGTTATATGCTAACAACAAAATAAAATTTTTATGGTGGGAATTTTTTAACTTGTAAGAATTATTTAGAAAAAGAATTAGGACAAAAAGTAGATTTAGCATCAATTAAAACTTAAAAAAAACAATTAAAATAAAGAATTCTTAATAAAAACTATATAGAATATTAATTATATCTTGATGTTGTGCAATATTCCACACATTAGAGAAACTGATTAATTTCTCAAGCAAACATTAAAAATGTGGAGAAAAGTAAGTGAAAAATGCTAAATTTGGAAAAATATAAAAAGCTGATAATCAACAATAAAATTTGACATTAGTCAGAATTTAAAAATAAATGACAATGAAACATAAAACGATGACATTTTCAATAGTTCTGATAGTTTTAACTCTCGGACTGACAAGTTGTAATTCTGGCTCTTCCTACCAAGAGACCAAAATGACATTAGAGGACAAGGAGAAACAAAACCCGACAGCATTCCTATTAACAGATGGAACTTACAGAATAAATCTTTTGGGCGAATGGGTGCTAGAGGGAACAATTTCCAACTCTGCAACAATTGCGACTTACAAGGATGTTGTTTTAAAAGTCGATTTTTATAGCAAGACCGAGACACATTTAGGTTCCGAGAGACATGCAATCTATGAATATTTCTCTGCTGGGCAAACCAAGAATTTCAAAATAAAAACCTTTGGTTACAAAGGGACAAATTCTATCAGTTGGAGCATTGAAAGTGCATTATCAGCAGACTAATAAGATAAAAACATTGCACAACATGCTATAAATTCAAGTAAGTGGTAAATTGAAAAAGAAACTAATTATTTTGAACTATGACATTAAATAATATTATCTTTACAATATGGTATATAATATGACATATTCGACCAGTATTTTTGACACTTTTGGAGTACTATCATCGTTTAGTTTCGCAGAAACTATTTGGAGTAAGTACGAAAAATATGCTATTCCAAAAATTGAGGATACAACACTCAAACTAAGAGGTT
This genomic stretch from Bacteroidales bacterium harbors:
- a CDS encoding XdhC family protein, which codes for MDTIYNKISLSEKDNKNLAVATIIKVTGSTPRKSGTKMIIFENGETYGTIGGGSLEKKVISDAINIIGKNKSEIFDHQLEEDLSMGCGGNVQVFIEPIIAKKELIIFGAGHIGKILAKFANQLNFKITLVDNREDILNKIKENNYTIVEENFRTYLPKINFNKNIFISVVTHNHDYDKEIVAYCAKKEFAYLGMIGSKTKIKKFREYYLKENILNNEDMSKIDWPMGIDIECQTPEEITISILAKLIDVRAKL